A portion of the Pedobacter cryoconitis genome contains these proteins:
- the hemF gene encoding oxygen-dependent coproporphyrinogen oxidase, translating to MLKDKVVEAYQKIQDEICQALASADGGGQFEEEIWTREGGGGGRTRIFQNGNVIEKGGVNFSAVYGKLPEAVKKAFKVENDEFFATGVSIVIHPSNPFVPIIHMNIRYFEMDEQTRWFGGGIDLTPHYVIDEDVRFFHQLLKQTCDEFDASFYPKFKKQADDYFFIKHRNEMRGVGGIFYDRLKPENTGLDWDQLFNFSLGVGNSFIPAYTELIERNRNTEFTAAQQEWQYVRRSRYAEFNLVYDSGTKFGLETNGRIESILMSLPPMAKWIYNHQTTENSAEAATLTKLIKGIDWA from the coding sequence ATGTTAAAAGATAAAGTTGTAGAAGCGTACCAAAAGATCCAGGATGAAATTTGCCAGGCTTTGGCTTCAGCCGATGGCGGAGGGCAGTTCGAAGAAGAAATCTGGACCAGAGAGGGTGGAGGCGGTGGCCGCACGCGTATTTTTCAGAATGGAAATGTAATTGAAAAAGGTGGGGTTAATTTCTCTGCTGTATATGGTAAATTGCCAGAAGCGGTCAAAAAAGCTTTCAAGGTAGAAAATGATGAATTTTTCGCTACCGGAGTTTCCATTGTGATTCATCCTTCAAATCCATTTGTACCTATTATACATATGAATATCCGTTATTTCGAAATGGATGAGCAAACAAGATGGTTTGGTGGCGGCATTGATTTAACGCCACATTATGTAATTGATGAGGATGTGCGCTTTTTTCATCAGCTGCTGAAACAAACCTGCGATGAGTTTGATGCTTCGTTTTATCCGAAATTCAAAAAACAGGCAGATGATTATTTCTTCATCAAACACCGCAATGAGATGCGTGGTGTAGGTGGGATTTTTTATGACAGGCTGAAACCTGAAAATACCGGGCTGGATTGGGATCAATTGTTTAATTTCTCCCTGGGGGTTGGTAATTCGTTCATTCCGGCTTATACTGAACTGATTGAACGGAACAGAAATACTGAATTTACAGCAGCGCAGCAGGAATGGCAATATGTAAGAAGAAGCCGTTATGCAGAATTTAATTTAGTTTATGATTCGGGCACAAAGTTCGGTTTGGAGACAAACGGAAGGATCGAATCTATCTTAATGAGCTTACCACCAATGGCAAAGTGGATATATAATCACCAGACTACAGAAAACAGCGCAGAGGCTGCAACTCTGACCAAGTTAATAAAAGGTATAGACTGGGCTTAA
- a CDS encoding lantibiotic dehydratase — MPKYNFYNKLVLRTSLLPYTDIQAALLNSSYLENNIFLEALFISAPELFELYLADPENEQIKLTISKYFLRASFRTTPFGLYAGMNVIDWSAGEKKTIGLHGFKRVTKLDISCLDAICRSIMGNEMMKSVVKLYPNSSIYKVNNSYRYIEPHSLSQFQLSSFDYSSISKTILNFCRDGKTFPQIVDYLTASYPGEENAIKDFLQEMISAGILVYALIPQLIGTDPLEQIIVALEQTGTLHHSEEINSYVNDLKAITGLLSEIDIQRVQNRSNYLKLKQHIESVFGIKVPLHKLVNVSMFPAYTGGLDKSFQHPLIEGLEVLKILNHRPNKNPMLQEFIAKFADRYETQQKPLLEILDQENGIGYSDISISGEIMNGLMKSIKPLAKDKTEQAWDAMSSYLLNKVIESQRNREEEIRLEKSELLKLVNVEGDGFIQENLFVLFRVADERIFLESAGLHGAINTITRFATIDDNIKEVAMAFSPPFDEQDQPIYAEISHYPDPIMGNVLIRPRLTRYQISIVYNSAIPAEDQIPVNDLLISLRGEVLVLHSKRLKREIIPILSSAHNFHHSRNLPVYKFLCDLQLQQDKNSLLFQWPAALKGLVFFPRVVCRSSVLSLASWNFKDQDLALFIQDIKEFQHTPFMKKWGVPRKFIVSDGDNELFADLNEESSRKVILQLLSKKSAVLIKELFLPVRDTVVSGENGNTNQFTAFLKGKGNSIYTGEKTIANIPKVREFYPLSEWIYFKIYCGGTISDEILVGTIDKLTNRLLKDKLIDKWFFIRYTDPGYHIRVRLAVKNKNDIPRITAQLNRCLEILISRKKAWKIQFDTYKPEIERYHTYGMDISETAFFLSSRYTLKLLAYLNRSIGSEQQVLFLSMVSVDHILSAFNFETKEKLRLVGQFKKSMESGYKIDTDFWKKIDVQFKANKSGIAELMVLQPANGSEINKLLSNWKVELAELYKTAKATGPDLESYIFSLAHMQVNRLFKEHQKINELITYQLLSKYYSLVLYSKNQAVISP, encoded by the coding sequence ATGCCCAAATATAATTTTTATAACAAGCTGGTACTGCGTACTTCTCTTTTACCTTATACTGATATCCAGGCAGCTTTATTGAACAGTAGTTATCTTGAAAATAATATTTTCCTGGAAGCGCTTTTTATAAGTGCACCGGAGCTATTTGAGTTGTACCTGGCAGACCCAGAGAATGAGCAAATAAAGCTGACCATTTCAAAATATTTTCTCCGTGCTTCTTTCAGAACTACTCCCTTTGGTTTATATGCAGGGATGAACGTGATTGACTGGTCTGCCGGAGAAAAAAAGACCATCGGATTACATGGGTTTAAACGGGTGACAAAACTTGATATTTCTTGCCTGGATGCTATCTGCAGAAGTATAATGGGGAATGAGATGATGAAAAGTGTAGTGAAACTTTATCCCAATTCTTCGATATATAAAGTCAATAATTCTTATCGTTATATTGAACCTCATAGCTTATCTCAGTTCCAGTTGAGTTCTTTTGACTATTCTTCAATTAGTAAGACGATACTAAACTTTTGCAGAGACGGAAAGACATTTCCGCAAATAGTGGATTATTTAACAGCATCTTACCCCGGTGAGGAAAATGCAATAAAGGACTTTTTGCAGGAAATGATATCCGCTGGAATATTAGTATATGCACTCATTCCTCAGCTCATAGGTACTGACCCGCTGGAGCAAATCATTGTTGCTCTTGAGCAGACGGGAACTTTACACCATAGTGAGGAAATCAATAGCTATGTCAATGACCTCAAAGCTATTACAGGTCTGCTTAGTGAAATTGATATACAAAGAGTACAGAACCGTTCAAACTATCTGAAACTAAAACAACATATAGAGAGTGTATTCGGGATTAAGGTCCCTCTCCATAAACTCGTTAATGTTTCTATGTTTCCTGCATATACCGGAGGACTTGATAAAAGTTTTCAGCATCCCCTGATAGAAGGTCTGGAAGTTTTGAAGATTTTAAATCACAGGCCAAATAAAAATCCCATGCTTCAGGAGTTTATTGCAAAATTTGCTGATCGTTATGAAACACAGCAGAAACCATTGCTCGAAATTCTGGACCAGGAAAATGGAATTGGATACTCGGATATTTCCATTTCAGGAGAAATTATGAATGGGCTGATGAAGAGCATTAAACCATTAGCTAAGGATAAAACAGAGCAGGCCTGGGATGCAATGAGTAGTTACCTGTTAAACAAGGTTATAGAAAGTCAACGCAATCGGGAAGAAGAAATCAGGCTGGAAAAATCTGAGCTGTTGAAGCTGGTCAATGTAGAGGGTGATGGATTTATCCAGGAGAATCTATTTGTATTATTCCGTGTAGCTGATGAACGTATATTTCTGGAAAGTGCTGGTTTACATGGAGCAATCAATACGATTACAAGGTTTGCTACAATAGACGATAATATTAAAGAGGTGGCCATGGCGTTTTCACCACCGTTTGATGAACAGGATCAACCCATATACGCAGAAATCAGCCATTATCCAGACCCGATAATGGGTAATGTTCTAATCAGACCCCGGTTAACAAGATATCAGATTTCAATTGTTTACAACTCGGCTATTCCGGCAGAAGACCAGATTCCGGTAAATGATTTGTTAATATCTCTGAGGGGAGAGGTACTGGTTCTGCATTCAAAGCGGTTGAAACGGGAGATTATTCCCATTCTTTCAAGTGCACATAATTTTCATCATAGCAGAAACCTTCCTGTTTATAAGTTTTTATGTGATCTTCAGTTGCAGCAGGATAAAAATTCGCTTTTGTTTCAGTGGCCTGCAGCCTTAAAGGGACTTGTCTTTTTTCCAAGGGTTGTCTGCAGATCCAGCGTTTTAAGCCTCGCAAGCTGGAATTTCAAAGACCAGGACCTTGCTTTGTTCATTCAGGATATTAAAGAATTCCAACATACCCCGTTCATGAAAAAATGGGGTGTACCTCGAAAGTTTATAGTGTCAGATGGAGATAATGAACTTTTTGCAGACCTTAATGAAGAGTCAAGCAGAAAAGTTATACTTCAGTTGTTATCCAAAAAGAGTGCTGTACTAATTAAGGAACTTTTTCTTCCTGTGCGGGATACTGTTGTTTCTGGTGAGAATGGAAATACGAATCAATTTACGGCCTTTTTGAAAGGCAAAGGTAACTCAATATATACCGGAGAAAAAACTATTGCCAATATCCCGAAAGTCAGGGAATTTTATCCTTTAAGTGAATGGATCTATTTTAAAATCTATTGTGGCGGAACTATTTCTGATGAAATCCTGGTAGGGACCATAGACAAGCTAACCAATAGATTATTAAAAGATAAACTGATAGATAAGTGGTTTTTTATCCGTTATACTGATCCAGGGTACCATATAAGAGTCAGGTTAGCTGTAAAGAACAAAAATGATATACCCAGGATAACAGCGCAGCTCAACAGGTGTCTGGAAATACTCATTAGCAGGAAGAAAGCATGGAAAATACAGTTTGACACTTACAAACCGGAGATTGAGCGTTATCATACTTATGGAATGGATATATCAGAGACTGCATTTTTTCTCAGCAGCCGGTATACGCTAAAACTGTTAGCTTATTTGAATAGATCGATTGGCAGTGAGCAACAGGTACTATTTTTATCTATGGTGTCAGTAGATCACATCCTGTCGGCTTTCAATTTTGAGACTAAAGAAAAACTTCGGTTAGTGGGCCAGTTTAAAAAATCCATGGAAAGCGGATATAAGATAGATACAGATTTTTGGAAAAAAATAGATGTCCAATTTAAAGCAAATAAATCGGGGATTGCAGAACTGATGGTTTTGCAACCAGCCAATGGATCCGAAATAAATAAGTTGTTGTCGAATTGGAAGGTTGAATTAGCGGAATTGTATAAAACGGCGAAAGCAACGGGACCTGATTTGGAATCATATATTTTCAGCCTTGCCCATATGCAGGTGAACAGGCTGTTTAAAGAGCACCAGAAGATAAATGAATTGATCACTTATCAATTATTGTCTAAATATTACAGCCTGGTTCTTTATTCAAAAAATCAGGCTGTAATATCTCCTTAA